A single window of Desulfovibrio sp. G11 DNA harbors:
- the atpA gene encoding F0F1 ATP synthase subunit alpha, translated as MQIKAEEISKIIEDQIQNYEQRVEMSETGTVLYVGDGIARVYGVQNAMSMELLEFPGGIMGMVLNLEEDNVGVALLGSDVGIKEGDPVKRTGKIFSVPVGDGVMGRVLNPLGEPIDGLGPIDAAEVRPVEIKAPGIIARKSVHEPMPTGLKAIDAMTPIGRGQRELIIGDRQTGKTAVCLDAILAQKETGIHCFYVAIGQKKSSVALVADTLRRHGALEYTTIISATASDPAPLQYIAAYTGCTMAEYYRDSGKHALIIYDDLSKQAVAYRQMSLLLRRPPGREAFPGDVFYLHSRLLERAAKVNDSLGAGSLTALPIIETQAGDVSAYIPTNVISITDGQVYLEPNLFNAGVRPAINVGLSVSRVGGAAQIKAMKQVAGTMRLDLAQYRELAAFAQFGSDLDKGTKAKLDRGARLVELLKQPQYQPMPSNEQVASIYAATRGHMDDVPVEDIRRFEAALLTFLRDTRKDVLDAIKEKQVIDEAVEKALTEAIAAFKQGWTA; from the coding sequence ATGCAGATCAAAGCGGAAGAGATAAGCAAGATCATTGAGGATCAAATCCAGAACTACGAGCAGCGCGTAGAAATGAGCGAAACCGGCACCGTGCTTTATGTTGGTGACGGCATCGCCCGCGTCTACGGTGTGCAGAACGCCATGTCGATGGAACTGCTGGAATTTCCCGGCGGCATCATGGGCATGGTGCTCAACCTCGAAGAGGACAACGTGGGTGTCGCTCTGCTCGGTTCGGACGTGGGCATCAAAGAAGGCGACCCGGTCAAACGTACCGGCAAGATCTTCTCCGTGCCTGTTGGCGACGGCGTTATGGGCCGCGTGCTCAACCCCCTGGGTGAGCCGATCGACGGCCTCGGCCCCATCGATGCAGCCGAAGTGCGCCCGGTGGAAATCAAGGCCCCCGGCATCATTGCCCGCAAAAGCGTGCATGAGCCCATGCCCACGGGTCTGAAGGCCATTGACGCCATGACTCCTATTGGCCGCGGCCAGCGCGAGCTGATCATCGGCGACCGCCAGACCGGTAAAACCGCCGTTTGCCTCGACGCCATCCTGGCGCAGAAAGAAACGGGCATCCACTGCTTCTACGTGGCCATCGGCCAGAAGAAGTCTTCGGTGGCCCTGGTGGCCGACACGCTGCGCCGTCACGGTGCGCTTGAGTACACCACCATCATTTCCGCCACCGCGTCCGATCCCGCGCCGCTGCAGTACATTGCGGCCTACACGGGCTGCACCATGGCGGAATACTACCGCGACAGCGGCAAACACGCGCTCATCATTTATGACGACCTTTCCAAGCAGGCCGTGGCCTATCGCCAGATGTCCCTGCTGCTCCGCCGTCCTCCGGGACGTGAAGCCTTCCCCGGCGACGTCTTCTACCTGCACTCGCGCCTGCTCGAACGCGCGGCCAAGGTAAACGACAGCCTCGGTGCGGGTTCACTGACGGCTCTGCCCATCATTGAAACCCAGGCTGGCGACGTGTCCGCGTACATCCCCACCAACGTGATCTCCATCACCGACGGTCAGGTGTACCTTGAGCCCAACCTTTTCAACGCCGGTGTGCGCCCGGCCATTAACGTGGGTCTTTCCGTGTCCCGCGTAGGTGGCGCGGCGCAGATCAAGGCCATGAAGCAGGTGGCGGGCACCATGCGCCTGGACCTTGCCCAGTACCGCGAACTGGCGGCCTTCGCCCAGTTCGGCTCGGACCTGGACAAGGGTACCAAAGCCAAGCTCGACCGTGGCGCGCGCCTGGTGGAACTGCTCAAGCAGCCCCAGTACCAGCCCATGCCTTCCAATGAACAGGTCGCTTCCATCTACGCCGCTACCCGCGGCCATATGGATGACGTGCCGGTGGAAGACATCCGCCGTTTTGAGGCCGCCCTGCTCACCTTCCTGCGCGACACCAGGAAGGACGTGCTGGACGCCATTAAAGAAAAGCAAGTCATTGACGAGGCTGTGGAAAAAGCGCTTACCGAGGCTATTGCCGCCTTCAAGCAGGGCTGGACGGCCTAG
- a CDS encoding F0F1 ATP synthase subunit gamma: protein MPSLKDVKMKIVGVGKTKQITKAMNMVASAKLRGAQARIERFRPYAAKYRDVLAELSSKVEGTAHPLLAEHEEKKHCAIVLVTSDRGLCGSFNGNIIAAALKLAREKTAEGLEVSFVCMGKKGRDAMKSCGYKITQAYADRMGSIDFALANSVAKEVIYGYETLALDEVWLIYGEFVSMGQQPPRSLCLLPLKTPEAEEIAEEAGEPRCEYVYEPQEEKLLAELLPRYVKVQIYRGMLDTSASEHAARMTAMDNATRNCNEMTNMLTLLYNKTRQASITSELIDIVGGAEALKG, encoded by the coding sequence ATGCCTTCACTCAAAGACGTAAAAATGAAGATCGTGGGGGTCGGTAAGACCAAGCAGATCACCAAGGCCATGAATATGGTGGCCTCGGCGAAACTGCGCGGCGCCCAGGCCCGCATCGAGCGCTTCAGACCGTACGCGGCCAAATACCGCGACGTGCTCGCCGAACTGTCGAGCAAGGTGGAGGGCACAGCCCACCCCCTGCTGGCCGAGCATGAGGAAAAGAAGCATTGCGCCATTGTGCTGGTGACCTCGGACCGCGGCCTCTGCGGGAGCTTCAACGGCAATATCATTGCCGCTGCGCTCAAGCTGGCCCGGGAGAAAACCGCGGAAGGCCTTGAGGTAAGCTTTGTCTGCATGGGCAAAAAGGGCCGCGACGCCATGAAGTCGTGCGGCTACAAGATCACACAGGCCTACGCTGACCGCATGGGCAGCATAGACTTTGCCCTGGCAAACTCCGTAGCCAAAGAAGTCATCTACGGCTACGAAACGCTTGCTCTTGACGAGGTGTGGCTGATCTACGGCGAGTTTGTGTCCATGGGGCAGCAGCCCCCGCGCAGCCTCTGCCTTCTGCCCCTCAAAACGCCTGAGGCTGAGGAAATCGCCGAAGAAGCCGGAGAACCGCGCTGCGAATACGTATACGAACCGCAGGAAGAAAAGCTGTTGGCGGAGCTTTTGCCCCGCTACGTCAAGGTACAGATCTACCGTGGCATGCTGGACACGTCGGCCAGCGAGCATGCGGCCCGCATGACCGCGATGGACAACGCCACGCGTAACTGTAACGAAATGACCAACATGCTGACCCTGCTCTATAACAAAACGCGGCAGGCTTCCATCACCAGCGAACTCATCGACATCGTCGGCGGCGCTGAAGCGCTGAAGGGTTAA
- the atpH gene encoding ATP synthase F1 subunit delta, which produces MIDTVVARRYANAIFALGKKDGDDALSSRGECLAALGEALAAAPGLDMTLKSPVIGVEEKKAVLDKLLGKLKADQTMRSFCFLLADKERLAFLREISAWYGKLLDEAKGIVRGELVTAVKLSADKKAKLKESLEKKTGTALELTFAVDKDILGGMVLKMGDRVLDASLRAQLGILRETFKRGE; this is translated from the coding sequence TTGATCGACACCGTGGTTGCACGCAGGTACGCCAACGCCATCTTTGCGTTGGGCAAGAAGGATGGGGACGACGCCCTGAGCTCGCGCGGTGAATGCCTTGCCGCTCTCGGCGAAGCGCTTGCCGCCGCGCCCGGACTTGACATGACCCTTAAAAGTCCCGTGATCGGCGTGGAAGAAAAAAAAGCGGTTCTTGACAAACTGCTGGGCAAGCTCAAGGCCGACCAGACGATGCGCAGCTTCTGCTTTTTGCTGGCAGACAAGGAAAGGCTCGCCTTTCTGCGCGAAATTTCCGCCTGGTATGGCAAACTGCTTGACGAAGCCAAGGGCATTGTCCGGGGCGAACTCGTCACGGCAGTAAAACTTTCTGCCGACAAAAAGGCCAAGCTCAAAGAATCGCTGGAAAAGAAAACCGGCACCGCCCTTGAGCTTACCTTTGCCGTCGACAAAGACATACTAGGGGGGATGGTGCTCAAAATGGGTGACCGGGTGCTGGACGCAAGTCTGCGCGCGCAATTGGGTATCCTTCGGGAGACTTTCAAGAGGGGTGAATAG
- the atpD gene encoding F0F1 ATP synthase subunit beta, with protein sequence MSKNIGKIVQVIGAVVDVEFSDGNLPNIFTALEIKNPNNTDAPELICEVAQHLGDNVVRTIAMDATEGLVRGMDAVDTGQPIMVPVGKPSVGRILNVIGRPVDEMGPINAEKYYPIHRPAPAFTDQNTKVELLETGIKVVDLLVPFPKGGKMGLFGGAGVGKTVILMEMINNIAKQHGGSSVFAGVGERTREGNDLYHELKDAGVLERATLVYGQMNEPPGARARVALTALACAEYFRDEEHQDVLLFIDNIFRFTQAGSEVSALLGRMPSAVGYQPTLGTDLGSLQERITSTNTGSITSVQAVYVPADDLTDPAPATTFSHLDGTLVLSRQIAELGIYPAVDPLDSTSRILDPNVVGEEHYAVARRVQMVLQKYKELQDIIAILGMDELSDEDKLTVARARRIQRFLSQPFHVAETFTGTPGQYVNLEDTIKGFKGILDGAYDHMAEGDFYMLGGIEQAVAKYEQRKLQEEN encoded by the coding sequence ATGAGCAAAAACATCGGTAAAATCGTCCAGGTTATCGGCGCTGTCGTGGACGTTGAGTTCAGCGACGGCAACCTGCCGAATATCTTCACCGCCCTGGAGATCAAAAACCCGAACAACACCGACGCCCCGGAACTGATCTGTGAAGTGGCACAGCACCTGGGCGACAATGTTGTCCGCACCATCGCAATGGACGCCACCGAAGGTCTGGTGCGCGGCATGGACGCGGTCGATACCGGCCAGCCCATCATGGTGCCCGTGGGCAAGCCCTCCGTGGGCCGTATTCTCAACGTTATCGGCCGCCCCGTGGACGAAATGGGACCCATTAACGCTGAAAAATACTATCCCATTCACCGCCCGGCTCCGGCCTTTACCGACCAGAACACCAAGGTCGAACTGCTGGAAACCGGCATCAAGGTTGTGGACCTGCTTGTGCCCTTTCCCAAGGGCGGCAAGATGGGCCTCTTCGGCGGCGCCGGCGTGGGCAAGACCGTTATCCTGATGGAGATGATCAACAACATCGCCAAGCAGCACGGCGGTTCTTCGGTCTTCGCGGGCGTGGGCGAACGCACCCGTGAAGGGAACGACCTCTATCACGAACTCAAGGATGCGGGCGTTCTGGAACGCGCCACCCTTGTGTACGGGCAGATGAACGAGCCTCCGGGAGCGCGTGCGCGCGTGGCCCTTACCGCTCTGGCCTGCGCGGAATACTTCCGCGATGAAGAACACCAGGACGTGCTCCTCTTCATCGACAACATCTTCCGCTTTACCCAGGCCGGTTCCGAAGTGTCCGCCCTTCTGGGCCGCATGCCTTCGGCCGTGGGCTACCAGCCCACCCTTGGCACGGACCTTGGTTCGCTGCAGGAACGCATCACGTCCACCAATACCGGTTCCATCACGTCGGTGCAGGCCGTTTACGTACCTGCTGACGACCTGACTGACCCGGCCCCGGCCACCACGTTCTCGCACCTGGACGGCACGCTCGTGCTTTCGCGCCAGATCGCGGAACTGGGCATCTACCCCGCCGTGGACCCGCTGGACTCCACCTCGCGCATTCTTGACCCCAACGTGGTGGGTGAAGAACACTACGCGGTGGCCCGGCGTGTGCAGATGGTGCTGCAGAAGTACAAAGAACTGCAGGACATCATCGCCATTCTCGGCATGGACGAACTGTCGGACGAAGACAAGCTCACCGTGGCGCGCGCGCGCCGCATCCAGCGCTTCCTGTCCCAGCCCTTCCACGTGGCCGAAACCTTTACCGGCACTCCCGGCCAGTACGTGAACCTCGAAGACACCATCAAGGGCTTCAAGGGCATTCTGGACGGCGCCTATGACCACATGGCTGAAGGCGACTTCTACATGCTGGGCGGTATTGAACAGGCCGTGGCCAAGTATGAGCAGCGCAAGCTGCAGGAAGAAAACTAA
- a CDS encoding F0F1 ATP synthase subunit epsilon has protein sequence MGTLQLEVVTPDKTVVSGEVEMAVCPGIEGEFGVLPKHVSLLSALKTGGLRYKTPGGKEEYVFISGGFADVNNDVLTVLAESAELAQDIDTARAMAAKERAEKRIADHAEQTDVTRAEAALHRALIRLQVAQLR, from the coding sequence ATGGGCACACTGCAACTGGAAGTGGTGACGCCGGACAAAACCGTGGTCAGCGGCGAAGTTGAAATGGCCGTTTGCCCCGGAATTGAAGGCGAATTCGGCGTGCTGCCCAAGCACGTCTCCCTGCTCTCCGCTCTCAAGACTGGTGGCCTGCGTTACAAGACGCCGGGCGGCAAGGAAGAGTACGTTTTCATATCCGGCGGCTTTGCCGACGTAAATAATGATGTGCTCACCGTGCTGGCCGAATCTGCCGAACTGGCGCAGGATATAGACACCGCAAGAGCCATGGCCGCCAAAGAACGCGCTGAAAAGCGTATTGCCGACCATGCCGAGCAGACCGATGTAACCCGCGCTGAAGCGGCCTTGCACCGGGCTTTGATCCGCCTGCAAGTGGCCCAGCTGCGCTGA